Proteins encoded together in one Variovorax paradoxus window:
- the lepA gene encoding translation elongation factor 4: protein MNHIRNFSIIAHIDHGKSTLADRLIQRCGGLAERDMEAQVLDSMDIEKERGITIKAQTAALHYKALDGQVYNLNLIDTPGHVDFSYEVSRSLSACEGALLVVDASQGVEAQTVANCYTALDLGVEVVPVLNKMDLPNADPDNARKEVEDVIGIDATDAIPCSAKTGLGIEEILEAIVHKMPPPRGNPDGPLRAMIVDSWFDPYVGVVMLVRVVDGRLVKGERIKMMASGAMYNADNIGVFTPANEPRASLEAGEVGYIIAGIKELQAAKVGDTVTLIKPGTGGAAATATEALPGFKEIQPQVFAGLYPTEASEYDSLRDALEKLKLNDSSLRYEPEVSQALGFGFRCGFLGLLHMEIVQERLEREFDQDLITTAPSVVYQVVRNDGEVIMVENPSKMPDVGKMSEIREPIVTVHLYMPQEYVGAVMTLANQKRGVQMNMAYHGRQVMLTYEMPLGEIVLDFFDKLKSVSRGYASMDYEFKEYRASDVVKVDILLNGEKVDALSIIVHRTQSQYRGRAVVSKMREIISRQMFDVAIQAAIGVNIIARETIKALRKNVLAKCYGGDITRKKKLLEKQKAGKKRMKQIGSVEVPQEAFLAILQVED, encoded by the coding sequence ATGAATCACATCAGAAATTTTTCGATCATTGCGCACATCGATCACGGCAAGTCGACGCTCGCCGATCGCTTGATCCAGCGTTGCGGCGGTCTCGCGGAACGCGATATGGAAGCGCAGGTGCTCGACTCGATGGACATCGAAAAAGAGCGTGGGATAACCATCAAGGCGCAGACCGCTGCGCTGCACTACAAGGCGCTCGATGGACAGGTCTACAACCTCAATCTGATCGACACGCCAGGCCACGTCGACTTCTCTTATGAAGTGAGCCGCTCGTTGTCGGCATGCGAAGGTGCGCTGCTCGTCGTCGATGCATCGCAAGGGGTCGAAGCGCAGACAGTCGCCAACTGCTACACCGCGCTCGACCTCGGCGTCGAAGTGGTGCCGGTGCTCAACAAGATGGACTTGCCGAACGCGGACCCCGACAACGCGCGCAAGGAAGTCGAAGACGTGATCGGCATCGACGCGACCGATGCGATTCCGTGTTCGGCCAAGACAGGTCTCGGCATCGAAGAGATCCTCGAAGCCATCGTGCACAAGATGCCGCCGCCGCGCGGCAACCCCGACGGCCCGCTGCGCGCGATGATTGTCGACAGCTGGTTCGATCCCTACGTGGGCGTGGTCATGCTGGTGCGCGTGGTGGACGGCCGGCTCGTCAAGGGCGAGCGCATCAAGATGATGGCATCCGGCGCCATGTACAACGCCGACAACATCGGCGTCTTCACGCCGGCCAACGAGCCGCGCGCATCGCTCGAGGCGGGCGAGGTGGGCTACATCATCGCGGGCATCAAGGAGCTGCAGGCCGCCAAGGTCGGCGACACCGTGACGCTCATCAAGCCGGGCACGGGCGGCGCGGCCGCCACCGCCACCGAGGCGCTGCCGGGCTTCAAGGAAATCCAGCCGCAGGTGTTCGCCGGGCTCTACCCGACCGAAGCCAGCGAGTACGACTCGCTGCGCGATGCGCTTGAAAAACTCAAGCTCAACGATTCGTCGCTGCGCTACGAGCCCGAGGTGAGCCAGGCGCTGGGCTTCGGTTTCCGCTGCGGCTTTCTCGGTCTGCTGCACATGGAAATCGTGCAGGAGCGGCTCGAGCGCGAGTTCGACCAAGACCTGATCACGACTGCGCCAAGCGTGGTGTACCAAGTGGTGCGCAACGACGGCGAAGTCATCATGGTCGAGAACCCGTCCAAGATGCCCGACGTCGGCAAGATGAGCGAGATTCGCGAGCCGATCGTCACCGTGCACCTCTACATGCCGCAGGAATACGTGGGCGCGGTGATGACGCTGGCCAACCAGAAGCGCGGCGTGCAGATGAACATGGCCTACCACGGCCGCCAGGTCATGCTGACCTACGAAATGCCGCTCGGCGAAATCGTGCTCGACTTCTTCGACAAGCTGAAGTCGGTCAGCCGGGGCTACGCCTCGATGGACTACGAGTTCAAGGAATATCGCGCGTCCGACGTGGTCAAGGTCGACATCCTGCTGAACGGCGAGAAGGTCGACGCGCTGTCCATCATCGTGCACCGCACCCAGTCGCAGTACCGCGGCCGGGCGGTGGTGTCGAAGATGCGCGAGATCATTTCGCGCCAGATGTTCGACGTTGCAATCCAGGCGGCCATCGGGGTGAACATCATTGCGCGTGAGACAATCAAGGCCCTGCGCAAGAACGTTCTTGCCAAGTGCTACGGCGGCGACATCACCCGCAAGAAGAAGCTGCTCGAAAAGCAGAAAGCGGGCAAGAAAAGAATGAAGCAGATCGGCTCCGTCGAGGTCCCGCAAGAGGCCTTCCTCGCGATTCTGCAAGTCGAAGACTGA
- the lepB gene encoding signal peptidase I, which yields MAFITTLVLAAFTGYVGAWYFGAIEGNFALLLFCATVVTGLYWLAERFYFLPRRERAAAALEASLSERNARLAGQGITQVDTVDAKASERLLMQPWWLDWTAGLFPVILVVFLLRSFLYEPFKIPSGSMMPTLLTGDLILVNKFTYGLRLPVINTKITDGTPLARGDVVVFRYPPKPSMDYIKRVVGIPGDEVAYLNKKLTINGQPVSKNPLPDYLDGDSMRLLKQFTEDLGGKQHRLLNDDAGPAFVQGATDFPFRENCRYSVEGVVCKVPAGNYFMMGDNRDNSADSRFWGFVPDKNIVGRAFFVWMNFGDLGRIGPFQ from the coding sequence ATGGCATTCATCACTACTCTGGTCCTCGCGGCCTTTACCGGTTACGTCGGTGCCTGGTACTTTGGTGCCATCGAAGGCAACTTCGCACTGCTCCTGTTCTGCGCCACCGTGGTCACCGGGCTCTACTGGCTGGCTGAGCGCTTCTACTTCCTGCCGCGCCGCGAACGCGCCGCCGCCGCGCTCGAGGCTTCGCTGAGCGAGCGCAACGCCCGTCTGGCGGGCCAGGGCATCACGCAGGTGGACACGGTCGACGCCAAGGCGAGCGAGCGCTTGCTGATGCAGCCGTGGTGGCTCGACTGGACGGCCGGGCTGTTCCCGGTAATTCTCGTGGTGTTCCTGCTGCGCTCGTTCCTGTACGAGCCCTTCAAGATTCCATCGGGTTCGATGATGCCGACGCTGCTCACCGGCGACCTGATCCTGGTCAACAAGTTCACCTACGGGCTTCGCCTGCCGGTCATCAATACCAAGATCACCGACGGCACCCCGCTGGCGCGCGGCGACGTGGTGGTCTTCCGCTATCCGCCCAAGCCGAGCATGGACTACATCAAGCGCGTGGTCGGCATCCCGGGCGACGAAGTGGCCTACCTGAACAAGAAGCTCACGATCAACGGCCAGCCGGTGTCCAAGAATCCGCTGCCCGACTACCTCGATGGCGATTCGATGCGCCTGCTCAAGCAGTTCACCGAAGACCTGGGTGGCAAGCAGCACAGGCTGCTCAACGACGATGCCGGTCCGGCTTTCGTTCAGGGCGCCACCGACTTCCCATTTCGCGAAAACTGCCGCTACTCCGTCGAAGGCGTGGTTTGCAAGGTACCTGCCGGCAATTACTTCATGATGGGCGACAACCGCGATAATTCGGCGGACTCCCGGTTCTGGGGTTTCGTGCCGGACAAGAACATCGTGGGCAGGGCGTTCTTTGTGTGGATGAACTTCGGCGATCTGGGTCGCATCGGTCCATTTCAATAA
- a CDS encoding DUF4845 domain-containing protein yields the protein MRTNRSIRSRAAHQRGISFIGLVFVAAVLGCLGVVIAQVIPTLIEYQAIDKAANKAKEGTTVPEVRAIFDRAQAIDDFKSVSGKDLDIKKVGDKVVVSYAYEREIPLFGPAYLVLKYKGETR from the coding sequence ATGAGAACAAATCGGTCCATCCGCAGCAGGGCCGCGCACCAGCGCGGCATCTCGTTCATCGGTCTTGTGTTTGTCGCCGCGGTGCTGGGGTGCCTGGGCGTGGTCATCGCGCAGGTCATTCCGACACTGATCGAATACCAGGCCATCGACAAGGCCGCCAACAAGGCCAAGGAAGGCACCACCGTGCCCGAAGTGCGCGCCATCTTCGACCGGGCCCAAGCCATCGACGACTTCAAGTCCGTCTCGGGCAAGGACCTCGACATCAAGAAGGTCGGCGACAAGGTCGTCGTGTCGTATGCCTACGAGCGGGAGATTCCGCTGTTCGGCCCGGCCTACCTGGTGCTCAAGTACAAAGGCGAGACCCGCTGA
- the rnc gene encoding ribonuclease III, giving the protein MDGGLVALQERLKHSFSDTRLLQLALTHRSFSADHNERLEFLGDSVLNLAVSHLLYTRLSALPEGDLSRVRANLVKQDTLHRLALELQLSPLLRLGEGEARSGGPNRPSILADALEALIGAVYLDAGFAAAEALVRRLYESVEINPRMEAAAKDPKTELQEWLQGHKMKLPVYRVAATLGAAHKQTFDVECEVPELGLRERGIGGSRRAGEQAAAAAMLIRLKARGAA; this is encoded by the coding sequence GTGGACGGCGGCCTCGTAGCGCTGCAGGAGCGCCTCAAGCATTCGTTCTCCGACACGCGGCTGCTTCAGCTCGCGCTCACGCACCGCAGTTTTTCGGCTGACCACAACGAGCGCCTGGAGTTTCTCGGCGACTCGGTGCTCAACCTCGCCGTTTCGCACCTGCTCTACACCCGCCTGTCGGCCTTGCCCGAAGGCGATCTGTCGCGCGTGCGGGCCAACCTGGTCAAGCAAGACACGCTGCACCGCCTGGCACTCGAGCTGCAGCTGTCGCCGCTGCTTCGGCTCGGGGAAGGCGAAGCGCGTTCCGGCGGGCCCAACCGGCCTTCGATCCTGGCCGATGCGCTTGAAGCGCTGATCGGTGCGGTCTACCTCGACGCGGGCTTTGCGGCCGCCGAGGCGCTGGTGCGCCGGCTCTATGAATCCGTGGAGATCAATCCGCGCATGGAAGCAGCCGCCAAGGACCCGAAGACCGAATTGCAGGAATGGCTCCAGGGCCACAAAATGAAGTTGCCGGTGTACCGCGTAGCGGCCACGCTCGGCGCCGCGCACAAACAGACTTTCGATGTCGAGTGCGAGGTGCCGGAGCTGGGCCTGCGCGAACGCGGCATCGGTGGCTCGCGCCGCGCCGGCGAGCAGGCTGCCGCGGCGGCCATGTTGATCCGGCTCAAGGCACGCGGGGCCGCGTGA